One Pseudomonas fluorescens genomic region harbors:
- a CDS encoding YebC/PmpR family DNA-binding transcriptional regulator, with the protein MAGHSKWANIKHRKERQDAKRGKIFTKWIRELTVAARQGGGDPGSNPRLRLALDKALSANMSRDIIDRAVARGAGATEADNVEELTYEGYGPGGVAVMVECMTDNRNRTAAAVRHAFSKCGGNLGTDGSVAYLFERKGQISFAPGVDEDALTEAALEADADDVVTHEDGSIDVFTSFTGFYAVRNALEAAGFKGDDAEIVMQPTTSAELDLEGAEKVLKLIDMLEDLDDVQNVYSNADIPEDVAAQLG; encoded by the coding sequence ATGGCAGGTCATTCCAAGTGGGCGAACATCAAGCACCGCAAAGAACGTCAGGATGCCAAGAGAGGCAAGATCTTCACCAAGTGGATCCGCGAACTGACCGTAGCGGCCCGTCAGGGTGGCGGTGATCCGGGTTCAAATCCGCGTTTGCGTCTGGCGCTGGACAAGGCGCTGAGCGCCAACATGAGCCGCGACATCATCGACCGTGCCGTCGCGCGCGGCGCCGGTGCGACTGAAGCCGACAACGTTGAGGAGCTGACTTACGAAGGTTACGGCCCGGGCGGCGTAGCGGTGATGGTCGAGTGCATGACCGACAACCGTAACCGTACCGCCGCCGCCGTGCGCCATGCGTTCAGCAAGTGCGGTGGCAACCTCGGCACCGACGGTTCGGTGGCGTATCTGTTCGAGCGCAAGGGCCAGATCAGCTTCGCGCCGGGCGTCGATGAAGACGCACTGACCGAAGCGGCGCTGGAAGCCGATGCCGATGACGTGGTTACGCACGAGGATGGCTCGATCGATGTGTTCACCTCGTTCACCGGTTTTTATGCGGTGCGCAACGCGTTGGAAGCAGCCGGCTTCAAAGGTGACGATGCAGAAATCGTCATGCAGCCGACGACGAGTGCCGAACTGGATCTGGAAGGCGCGGAGAAAGTGCTCAAGCTGATCGACATGCTTGAGGATCTGGATGACGTGCAGAACGTCTATTCCAACGCGGACATTCCGGAAGACGTGGCCGCTCAGCTCGGCTGA
- the ruvB gene encoding Holliday junction branch migration DNA helicase RuvB → MIEADRLIAAAHSPREREEVQDRAIRPVSLADYIGQPTVREQMELFIQAARGRSESLDHTLIFGPPGLGKTTLANIIAQEMGVSIKSTSGPVLERPGDLAALLTNLEPHDVLFIDEIHRLSPIVEEVLYPAMEDFQLDIMIGEGPAARSIKLDLPPFTLVGATTRAGMLTNPLRDRFGIVQRLEFYSTADLATIVSRSAAILGLPLDPEGSFEIARRARGTPRIANRLLRRVRDFAEVRAKGHITKAVADLALNLLDVDEHGFDHQDRRLLLTMIEKFDGGPVGIDSLAAAISEERHTIEDVLEPYLIQQGYIMRTPRGRVVTRHAYLHFGLNVPSRMGEMPVADPFLDAVDD, encoded by the coding sequence GTGATTGAAGCTGATCGTCTGATCGCCGCCGCGCACAGTCCGCGCGAACGCGAAGAAGTCCAGGACCGCGCGATTCGCCCGGTCAGCCTGGCCGACTACATTGGCCAGCCGACTGTGCGCGAGCAGATGGAGTTGTTCATCCAGGCTGCCCGTGGCCGCAGTGAATCCCTCGATCACACATTGATCTTCGGCCCGCCGGGCCTGGGCAAGACCACCCTGGCCAACATCATTGCCCAGGAAATGGGTGTGTCGATCAAGAGCACCTCCGGCCCCGTGCTGGAGCGTCCGGGCGACCTTGCAGCGCTGCTGACCAACCTTGAGCCCCACGACGTTTTGTTCATCGACGAAATCCATCGTCTGTCGCCGATCGTGGAAGAAGTGCTGTACCCGGCGATGGAAGATTTTCAGCTCGACATCATGATCGGCGAAGGGCCGGCAGCGCGCTCGATCAAGCTCGATCTCCCACCGTTCACGCTGGTCGGCGCAACCACCCGCGCGGGCATGCTGACCAACCCGCTGCGGGACCGCTTCGGGATCGTCCAGCGCCTCGAGTTCTACAGCACGGCAGATCTGGCGACGATTGTCAGTCGTTCGGCGGCCATTCTCGGTTTGCCACTGGACCCGGAAGGTTCGTTCGAAATTGCCCGTCGTGCCCGGGGTACGCCGCGGATCGCCAACCGTCTGCTGCGCCGGGTTCGCGACTTCGCCGAAGTGCGCGCCAAGGGCCACATCACCAAAGCCGTGGCGGATCTGGCGCTGAACCTGCTGGATGTCGATGAACATGGTTTCGATCATCAGGACCGGCGTCTGCTGCTGACCATGATCGAGAAGTTTGATGGCGGCCCGGTCGGTATCGACAGTCTGGCGGCGGCGATCAGCGAAGAGCGCCACACCATTGAAGACGTGTTGGAGCCGTATCTGATCCAGCAGGGCTACATCATGCGCACGCCACGGGGCAGGGTGGTCACGCGGCATGCGTATCTGCATTTCGGTTTGAATGTGCCGTCACGCATGGGCGAGATGCCCGTGGCAGACCCGTTTCTCGATGCAGTCGACGATTGA
- the tolB gene encoding Tol-Pal system beta propeller repeat protein TolB, whose product MLVVICCLAGIAVADEKNILISSGTDRATPIAVVPFGMQGGAVLPDDMAEIIGNDLRNSGYYAPIPKQNMISQPSQPSEIIFRDWKALGAQYVMVGSIAPAGGRLQVQWALFNVATEQKVADGSVSGSTDQLRDMAHFISDQSFQKLTGIDGAFSTRLLYVTAERFSEKNTRYTLQRSDYDGARAVTLLQSREPILSPRFAPDGKRIAYVSFEQKRPRIFMQNIDTGRREQITNFEGLNGAPAWSPDGNRLAFVLSKDGNPDIYVMNLGSRQITRVTAGPGINTEPFWGKDGSTIYFTSDRGGKPQIYKTSASGGGAERVTFVGNYNANPKLSADEKTLVMIHRQDGFTNFKVAAQDLQRGSVKILTDSTLDESPTVAPNGTMVIYATRQQGRGVLMLVSINGRVRLPLPTAQGEVREPSWSPYLK is encoded by the coding sequence ATGCTGGTCGTTATCTGCTGCCTGGCAGGGATAGCGGTAGCAGACGAAAAGAACATCCTGATCAGCAGCGGCACCGACCGGGCAACGCCGATCGCCGTCGTACCGTTCGGTATGCAAGGTGGTGCGGTGCTGCCGGACGACATGGCAGAGATCATCGGTAACGACTTGCGCAACTCCGGTTATTACGCGCCGATCCCGAAGCAGAACATGATCAGCCAGCCAAGCCAGCCGAGCGAAATCATCTTCCGTGACTGGAAGGCGTTGGGTGCTCAATACGTGATGGTCGGCAGCATTGCCCCAGCCGGTGGTCGCCTGCAGGTGCAATGGGCATTGTTCAACGTTGCCACCGAACAAAAAGTGGCCGATGGCAGTGTTTCCGGTTCGACCGACCAACTGCGCGACATGGCGCACTTCATTTCCGATCAGTCGTTCCAGAAGCTGACCGGCATCGACGGTGCCTTTTCGACGCGTCTGCTATATGTCACGGCCGAGCGCTTCTCCGAGAAGAACACGCGTTACACCCTGCAACGTTCCGACTATGACGGCGCCCGTGCTGTGACTCTGTTGCAATCGCGCGAGCCAATTCTGTCGCCGCGTTTTGCACCGGACGGCAAGCGTATTGCCTACGTGTCGTTCGAGCAGAAGCGTCCACGCATCTTCATGCAGAACATCGACACCGGTCGCCGTGAGCAGATCACCAACTTCGAAGGCCTCAACGGCGCGCCAGCCTGGTCGCCGGACGGCAATCGCTTGGCATTCGTGCTGTCGAAGGACGGTAACCCGGACATCTACGTGATGAACCTCGGTTCGCGCCAGATCACCCGTGTGACCGCTGGCCCGGGCATCAACACCGAGCCGTTCTGGGGCAAGGATGGTTCGACCATCTATTTCACCTCGGACCGTGGCGGCAAGCCGCAGATCTATAAAACCAGCGCCAGCGGCGGTGGTGCCGAGCGTGTGACGTTTGTGGGCAACTACAACGCCAACCCGAAACTGTCGGCAGATGAAAAGACTTTGGTGATGATCCATCGTCAGGATGGCTTCACCAATTTCAAGGTGGCAGCTCAGGATCTGCAGCGAGGTAGTGTAAAGATCCTCACTGATAGCACTCTGGACGAGTCACCTACTGTTGCGCCCAACGGCACCATGGTAATCTACGCCACCCGCCAACAGGGCCGGGGAGTCTTGATGCTCGTGTCCATTAATGGACGCGTTAGGCTCCCGCTTCCTACCGCTCAAGGCGAAGTCAGAGAACCGTCCTGGTCCCCTTACCTGAAGTGA
- the tolQ gene encoding protein TolQ, producing the protein MEANVVDHSSMWSLVSNASIVVQLVMLTLVAASVTSWIMIFQRSNLLRAGRRALESFEERFWSGIDLSKLYRQAGSNPDPDSGVEQIFRAGFKEFSRLRQQPGVDPEAVMEGVARAMRVAISREEEKLEQSLPFLATVGSVSPYIGLFGTVWGIMNSFRGLATAQQATLATVAPGIAEALIATAIGLFAAIPAVIAYNRFAARSETLLGRYYTFADEFQAILHRKVHTSEE; encoded by the coding sequence GTGGAAGCTAACGTCGTCGACCATTCCTCCATGTGGAGCCTGGTCAGCAATGCCAGCATCGTGGTGCAGTTGGTAATGTTGACTCTGGTGGCCGCATCGGTGACCTCATGGATCATGATCTTTCAGCGCAGCAATCTGCTGCGTGCCGGTCGACGCGCCCTGGAGAGCTTTGAAGAGCGCTTCTGGTCGGGTATCGACCTGTCGAAACTGTACCGCCAGGCGGGCAGCAATCCGGATCCGGATTCTGGTGTGGAGCAGATCTTCCGCGCCGGTTTCAAAGAGTTTTCGCGTCTGCGCCAGCAGCCGGGTGTTGATCCTGAAGCAGTCATGGAAGGCGTGGCCCGCGCGATGCGCGTTGCCATCTCCCGTGAAGAAGAGAAACTGGAGCAGAGCCTGCCGTTCCTCGCCACCGTCGGTTCGGTCAGCCCGTACATCGGTCTGTTCGGTACTGTATGGGGGATCATGAACTCCTTCCGTGGTCTGGCCACCGCCCAACAGGCGACCCTGGCGACTGTTGCACCGGGCATCGCCGAAGCCCTGATCGCCACCGCGATCGGCCTGTTCGCGGCGATCCCTGCGGTCATCGCTTACAACCGTTTCGCCGCTCGCAGCGAAACCCTGCTGGGCCGTTACTACACCTTCGCCGATGAATTCCAGGCGATCCTGCACCGCAAAGTGCACACCAGCGAAGAATAA
- the aspS gene encoding aspartate--tRNA ligase yields the protein MMRSHYCGQLNESLEGQEITLCGWVHRRRDHGGVIFLDIRDRDGLAQVVFDPDRAESFAAADRVRSEYVVKITGKVRLRPAGATNANMASGMIEVLGYELEVLNESETPPFPLNEFSDVGEETRLRYRFLDLRRPEMAEKLRLRSRMTTSIRRFLDENGFLDVETPILTRATPEGARDYLVPSRTHAGSFFALPQSPQLFKQLLMVAGFDRYYQIAKCFRDEDLRADRQPEFTQIDIETSFLDEKEIMGLTEQMIRNLFKEVLGLEFGDFPHMTFEEAMRRYGSDKPDLRNPLELVDVADQLKEVDFKVFSGPANDPKCRITALRVPGGASMPRKQIDDYTKFVGIYGAKGLAYIKVNERAAGVDGLQSPIVKNIPLENLNAILDRVGAVDGDIVFFGADKAKIVSEALGALRIKLGHDLKLLTCEWAPMWVVDFPMFEENDDGSFSALHHPFTAPKCTPQELEANPAGALSRAYDMVLNGTELGGGSIRIHRKEMQQSVFRLLGIDEAEQEEKFGFLLDALKYGAPPHGGLAFGLDRLVMLMTGAQSIREVIAFPKTQSAADVMTQAPGVVDAKALRELHIRLRETPKAE from the coding sequence ATGATGCGCAGCCACTATTGCGGCCAACTGAACGAAAGCCTGGAAGGCCAGGAAATTACCCTTTGCGGATGGGTTCACCGTCGCCGCGACCACGGCGGGGTGATTTTCCTCGATATCCGTGATCGTGACGGTCTGGCCCAAGTGGTCTTCGATCCGGATCGCGCCGAAAGCTTCGCCGCCGCCGATCGCGTGCGCAGCGAATACGTCGTGAAGATCACCGGCAAGGTGCGTCTGCGTCCGGCCGGCGCGACCAACGCCAACATGGCCTCGGGCATGATCGAAGTGCTCGGCTACGAACTGGAAGTGCTGAACGAGTCGGAAACCCCGCCGTTCCCGCTCAACGAGTTCTCTGACGTGGGCGAAGAAACCCGCCTGCGTTATCGCTTCCTCGACCTGCGTCGTCCGGAAATGGCCGAGAAGCTGCGTCTGCGTTCGCGCATGACCACCAGCATCCGTCGCTTCCTCGACGAAAACGGCTTCCTCGACGTTGAAACGCCGATCCTCACCCGTGCCACCCCTGAAGGTGCGCGTGACTATCTGGTACCGAGCCGTACGCACGCCGGGTCGTTCTTCGCCCTGCCGCAATCGCCGCAGCTGTTCAAGCAACTGCTGATGGTTGCCGGTTTCGACCGTTACTACCAGATCGCCAAATGCTTCCGCGACGAAGACCTGCGCGCCGACCGTCAGCCGGAATTCACCCAGATCGACATCGAGACCAGCTTCCTCGATGAAAAAGAGATCATGGGCCTGACCGAACAAATGATCCGCAACCTGTTCAAGGAAGTGCTGGGTCTGGAGTTCGGCGACTTCCCGCACATGACCTTCGAAGAGGCCATGCGCCGTTACGGTTCCGACAAGCCAGACCTGCGCAACCCGCTGGAACTGGTCGACGTTGCCGATCAACTGAAAGAAGTCGATTTCAAAGTATTCAGCGGCCCGGCCAACGATCCGAAATGCCGTATCACTGCACTGCGCGTTCCTGGCGGGGCGAGCATGCCGCGCAAGCAGATCGACGATTACACCAAGTTCGTCGGCATCTACGGTGCCAAGGGTCTGGCGTACATCAAGGTCAACGAGCGGGCTGCCGGTGTTGACGGTCTGCAATCGCCGATCGTGAAAAACATCCCGCTGGAAAACCTCAACGCCATCCTTGATCGCGTGGGCGCAGTTGACGGCGACATCGTGTTCTTCGGCGCCGACAAGGCCAAGATCGTCAGCGAAGCCTTGGGCGCGCTGCGTATCAAGCTCGGTCACGACCTGAAGCTGCTGACTTGCGAGTGGGCGCCAATGTGGGTCGTCGACTTCCCGATGTTCGAAGAAAACGACGACGGCAGCTTCTCCGCGCTGCATCACCCGTTCACCGCGCCGAAGTGCACGCCGCAAGAGCTGGAAGCCAATCCGGCTGGCGCTCTGTCCCGCGCCTACGACATGGTTCTGAACGGCACCGAACTGGGTGGCGGTTCGATCCGTATCCACCGTAAAGAGATGCAACAGTCGGTGTTCCGTCTGCTGGGCATTGACGAAGCGGAACAGGAAGAGAAGTTCGGCTTCCTGCTCGACGCGCTGAAGTACGGTGCACCGCCGCACGGTGGTCTGGCGTTCGGTCTGGACCGCCTGGTCATGCTGATGACCGGCGCCCAGTCGATCCGTGAAGTGATCGCCTTCCCGAAAACCCAGAGCGCTGCCGACGTGATGACGCAAGCGCCGGGTGTGGTGGATGCCAAGGCACTGCGCGAATTGCACATTCGTTTGCGCGAAACGCCAAAGGCTGAGTAA
- the tolR gene encoding protein TolR translates to MARARKKRKPVAEMNVVPYIDVMLVLLVIFMVTAPMLNQGVKVDLPKVSSEALPQDNNTQVLTISIKADKTYYWNLGSEVDTEKQQDRAMTLPQMTDAVTKIIRTGTENGKRTQVFIRGDKTVDYGSVMGAMGGLQKAGVGNVGLITEAP, encoded by the coding sequence ATCGCTCGAGCTCGCAAAAAGCGCAAGCCGGTCGCCGAGATGAACGTAGTGCCCTACATCGACGTGATGTTGGTACTGCTGGTCATCTTCATGGTGACCGCGCCGATGCTCAATCAGGGCGTGAAGGTTGATCTGCCCAAGGTTTCCAGCGAAGCCTTGCCGCAAGACAACAACACCCAGGTCCTGACCATTTCGATCAAGGCTGACAAGACCTACTACTGGAATCTTGGCAGCGAAGTCGACACCGAGAAGCAACAGGACAGGGCGATGACCCTGCCGCAAATGACGGATGCGGTGACCAAGATCATTCGCACCGGCACCGAAAACGGCAAGCGTACCCAGGTGTTCATCCGTGGCGACAAGACCGTCGATTACGGTTCGGTCATGGGTGCCATGGGCGGGCTGCAGAAAGCCGGGGTCGGTAACGTTGGTCTGATCACCGAGGCCCCCTGA
- the pal gene encoding peptidoglycan-associated lipoprotein Pal, producing MEMLKFGKFAALALAMAVAVGCSSKGGDNAGEGAVDPNAGYGANTGAVDGSLSEEAALRAITTFYFEYDSSDLKPEAMRALDVHAKDLKANGARVVLEGNTDERGTREYNMALGERRAKAVQRYLVLQGVSPAQLELVSYGEERPVATGNDEQSWAQNRRVELRK from the coding sequence ATGGAAATGCTGAAGTTTGGTAAATTTGCTGCGCTGGCTCTGGCCATGGCTGTAGCTGTAGGTTGCTCGTCCAAAGGCGGCGACAACGCCGGTGAAGGCGCTGTTGATCCAAACGCTGGTTACGGCGCAAACACTGGTGCCGTTGACGGTTCCCTGAGCGAAGAAGCTGCTCTGCGCGCAATCACCACCTTCTACTTCGAATACGACAGCTCGGACCTGAAGCCAGAAGCCATGCGCGCTCTGGACGTTCACGCCAAAGACCTGAAAGCAAACGGCGCTCGCGTTGTTCTGGAAGGCAACACCGACGAACGTGGTACTCGTGAGTACAACATGGCACTGGGCGAGCGTCGTGCGAAAGCCGTTCAGCGCTACCTGGTACTGCAAGGTGTTTCCCCAGCTCAGCTGGAACTGGTTTCCTACGGCGAAGAGCGTCCAGTTGCTACCGGCAACGACGAGCAGTCCTGGGCTCAAAACCGTCGCGTCGAACTGCGTAAGTAA
- the tolA gene encoding cell envelope integrity protein TolA, with protein MQQQREPSASESFFWPSVWAIVLHVLVFGMLFVSFAFTPELPPAKPIVQATLYQLKSKSPATTQTNQKIAGEAKKTAARQTEVEQLEQKKVEQEAVKAAEQKKEEAAQKAEEAKKADEAKKADEAKKADEAKKADDAKKAEAKKAEEKQLADIAKKKAEDEAKKAAEEEAKKAAAEEAKKKIVEDAKKKAAEDAKKKSEAEEAKKKVAEEAKKKAAADAAKKKAQDAARKSAEDKKAQALAELLSDKTDRAATKADELGDSVAGDFDDLIRLRVSEGWNLPPSARKGMKVELRISMLPDGTVTGATVTKSSGDAPFDASAVAAVKNIGRLTEMQGLSPSDFAPYRSFKMTFNPEDLGL; from the coding sequence ATGCAGCAACAGAGAGAGCCGTCCGCCTCGGAAAGCTTCTTCTGGCCTAGTGTCTGGGCGATCGTCCTGCACGTGCTGGTGTTCGGCATGCTGTTCGTCAGTTTCGCCTTCACACCGGAGTTGCCGCCGGCCAAGCCGATCGTCCAGGCGACCCTGTACCAACTGAAATCGAAAAGTCCGGCAACCACCCAGACCAATCAGAAGATTGCGGGTGAGGCGAAGAAAACCGCCGCGCGCCAGACTGAAGTCGAGCAGTTGGAACAGAAAAAGGTCGAGCAGGAAGCGGTAAAAGCTGCGGAACAAAAGAAAGAAGAAGCGGCTCAAAAGGCCGAGGAAGCCAAGAAGGCCGACGAGGCGAAGAAAGCGGACGAGGCGAAAAAGGCTGATGAAGCCAAAAAAGCCGACGATGCGAAGAAAGCCGAGGCCAAAAAGGCTGAAGAGAAACAATTGGCTGATATAGCCAAGAAGAAAGCCGAAGACGAAGCTAAAAAGGCTGCTGAAGAAGAGGCCAAGAAAGCCGCTGCGGAAGAAGCCAAGAAGAAGATCGTAGAGGACGCGAAGAAAAAAGCGGCCGAAGACGCCAAGAAGAAATCTGAGGCTGAAGAGGCGAAAAAGAAAGTCGCCGAAGAAGCCAAGAAGAAAGCCGCCGCCGACGCCGCCAAGAAAAAGGCCCAGGACGCAGCTCGTAAATCAGCCGAGGACAAAAAAGCCCAGGCGCTGGCTGAGTTGCTCTCGGACAAGACGGATCGTGCAGCGACCAAGGCAGATGAGCTCGGCGACAGTGTGGCGGGTGATTTCGATGACCTGATCAGGCTGCGAGTTTCGGAAGGCTGGAATCTTCCGCCTTCAGCGCGTAAAGGCATGAAGGTAGAGCTTCGGATCAGCATGTTGCCGGACGGTACCGTAACCGGTGCCACAGTCACCAAGTCCAGCGGCGATGCTCCATTTGACGCTTCAGCGGTTGCCGCCGTAAAGAATATAGGCCGATTGACGGAGATGCAGGGCTTGAGCCCAAGTGATTTCGCTCCTTATCGTTCATTCAAGATGACATTCAATCCTGAGGATTTAGGCTTGTGA
- a CDS encoding FmdB family zinc ribbon protein, protein MPMYDYQCASCGHQLEAIQKISEAPLVDCPACQAPELKKQLSMPGFRLSGGGWYETDFKTGAKKNLAGGDKSD, encoded by the coding sequence ATGCCGATGTACGATTATCAATGTGCTTCCTGTGGTCATCAGTTGGAAGCCATTCAAAAGATCAGCGAGGCACCGCTGGTCGACTGCCCTGCCTGCCAGGCGCCAGAGCTCAAGAAACAACTGTCCATGCCCGGCTTTCGCCTCAGCGGCGGTGGCTGGTACGAGACTGATTTCAAGACCGGCGCCAAGAAGAATCTGGCCGGTGGCGACAAATCTGACTAG
- the ruvC gene encoding crossover junction endodeoxyribonuclease RuvC, translated as MTLILGIDPGSRITGYGIVRDTGRGGCIYVASGCIRTGAGELHERLQIVYRGVREIIQTYGPITMGIEKVFMAKNADSALKLGQARGAAIVAGAEECLEIAEYTATQVKQAVVGTGAANKEQVQMMVMHMLKLTAKPQIDASDALAIAICHAHTRSSLLPHGLATARSRGGRLRL; from the coding sequence ATGACTCTAATTCTTGGCATCGACCCCGGTTCGCGCATCACCGGTTACGGGATCGTTCGCGATACCGGGCGGGGCGGCTGCATTTATGTGGCCTCGGGCTGCATCCGCACAGGCGCCGGCGAGTTGCATGAGCGTCTGCAGATCGTCTATCGCGGCGTTCGCGAGATCATCCAGACCTACGGCCCGATCACCATGGGCATCGAAAAGGTGTTCATGGCCAAGAACGCCGATTCGGCGCTGAAGCTGGGTCAGGCGCGGGGTGCCGCCATCGTCGCTGGCGCCGAAGAATGCCTGGAGATCGCCGAATACACCGCTACTCAGGTCAAACAGGCCGTGGTGGGTACGGGCGCGGCCAATAAAGAACAGGTGCAGATGATGGTCATGCACATGCTCAAGCTGACCGCCAAACCGCAAATCGATGCATCTGACGCCCTGGCAATTGCGATCTGTCACGCCCATACGCGGTCCAGCCTGCTGCCGCACGGTTTGGCAACCGCACGCAGTCGTGGCGGGCGCCTGCGTCTCTGA
- the ruvA gene encoding Holliday junction branch migration protein RuvA: MIGRLRGTLAEKQPPHLILDVNGLGYEVEVPMTTLYRLPSVGEPLTLHTHLVVREDAQLLYGFAGKRERDFFRELIRLNGVGPKLALALMSSLEVDELVRCVQSQDTSALTKVPGVGKKTAERLLVELKDRFKAWETSPAMFALVPNQPDGPAPVNTAETDAVSALISLGYKPQEASKAISAIKEKNLSSEDMIRRALKGMI, translated from the coding sequence GTGATTGGACGCTTGCGCGGCACTCTGGCTGAGAAACAGCCGCCGCACCTGATTCTGGATGTAAACGGCCTTGGGTATGAGGTGGAAGTGCCCATGACCACCCTTTATCGTCTGCCGTCGGTCGGTGAACCGCTGACCCTGCATACCCATTTGGTCGTACGTGAAGATGCGCAGTTGCTCTATGGCTTTGCCGGCAAGCGTGAGCGAGACTTTTTTCGTGAATTGATTCGTCTCAATGGCGTCGGACCGAAACTGGCGCTGGCACTGATGTCGAGCCTGGAAGTAGACGAGCTGGTGCGCTGCGTGCAGTCCCAGGACACCTCGGCATTGACCAAGGTGCCGGGGGTTGGCAAGAAGACCGCCGAGCGTTTGCTGGTGGAATTGAAAGATCGTTTCAAGGCTTGGGAAACCTCCCCGGCGATGTTTGCGCTGGTGCCGAATCAGCCGGACGGGCCGGCGCCGGTCAACACCGCCGAAACCGATGCGGTCAGTGCGTTGATCTCGCTGGGCTACAAGCCGCAGGAAGCCAGCAAGGCGATTTCCGCGATCAAAGAGAAAAACCTCAGCAGTGAAGACATGATCCGCCGCGCCCTGAAGGGAATGATTTAA
- the ybgF gene encoding tol-pal system protein YbgF, whose amino-acid sequence MRTCRRAVTVLALSLAPLAAWAAVPVVDDNSGYNNSGSSYPPAGYGTNGAYAGGAASAPASAQGMLFNQLQQMQDQISRQQGVIEELQNQVARMKQEALERYQDLDRRIGSGVAPAAPPENSSAGGDASAAAGASAGAGAAAAQAPAAGSEPADPAKEKLYYDAAFDLIKAKDFDKASQAFAAFLRKYPNSQYAGNAQYWLGEVNLAKGDLQGAGQAFAKVSQLYPKHNKVPDSLYKLADVERRLGHTDKVKGILQQVVAQYPGTSAAQLAQRDLQRM is encoded by the coding sequence ATGCGAACGTGCCGTCGTGCTGTAACTGTTCTGGCTCTCAGCCTTGCGCCGCTTGCGGCGTGGGCTGCGGTTCCTGTGGTCGATGACAACTCCGGTTATAACAATAGCGGGAGCAGTTATCCGCCTGCAGGTTACGGTACGAACGGCGCCTATGCCGGGGGAGCGGCTTCGGCCCCTGCCTCGGCACAAGGCATGCTGTTCAACCAATTGCAACAGATGCAGGATCAGATTTCGCGCCAGCAAGGCGTGATCGAAGAACTGCAGAATCAGGTTGCGCGCATGAAGCAGGAAGCCCTGGAGCGATACCAGGATCTTGATCGGCGCATAGGATCCGGCGTTGCACCAGCCGCGCCTCCCGAGAACTCTTCTGCCGGTGGCGATGCAAGTGCTGCTGCCGGTGCTTCCGCAGGAGCCGGGGCGGCTGCCGCCCAAGCGCCTGCCGCGGGTAGCGAACCGGCTGATCCGGCGAAAGAGAAGCTGTATTACGATGCTGCTTTCGACCTGATCAAAGCCAAGGATTTCGACAAGGCCAGTCAGGCTTTTGCCGCTTTCCTGCGTAAATATCCGAACAGCCAATACGCGGGCAATGCCCAGTACTGGTTGGGTGAGGTGAACCTGGCCAAGGGCGATCTGCAAGGTGCAGGTCAGGCTTTTGCCAAGGTTTCGCAGCTGTATCCCAAGCACAACAAGGTGCCGGATTCACTGTACAAGCTGGCTGATGTAGAGCGCCGTCTCGGTCATACCGACAAGGTAAAAGGCATTCTGCAGCAGGTGGTGGCCCAATATCCGGGTACATCCGCCGCGCAGTTGGCTCAACGCGATCTGCAACGCATGTAA
- the ybgC gene encoding tol-pal system-associated acyl-CoA thioesterase, with protein MRAQNGLEPFAHRCRVYYEDTDAGGIVYYVNYLKFMERARTERLRELGFAQSQLAGEDLLFVVHSSEARYHAPARLDDELLVSAEVIELNRASLRFKQQVRRATDNVLLCEGQFLVACVRTDSLKPRALPEDLRAAFADAGGPGTHSKQEIKRGS; from the coding sequence ATGCGCGCGCAAAACGGGCTTGAGCCGTTCGCACATCGTTGTCGCGTTTATTACGAGGACACCGATGCGGGCGGCATCGTGTATTACGTTAATTACCTCAAGTTTATGGAACGGGCTCGAACCGAGCGGCTTCGCGAGCTGGGCTTTGCCCAATCGCAGCTGGCCGGAGAGGACCTGTTGTTCGTCGTGCATTCCAGCGAAGCGCGCTACCACGCGCCGGCGCGACTGGACGACGAACTGCTGGTAAGCGCTGAAGTAATCGAATTGAACCGTGCCAGCCTGCGCTTTAAACAGCAGGTCAGGCGGGCAACGGATAATGTGCTGCTCTGTGAAGGGCAGTTTTTGGTGGCCTGTGTGCGCACTGACAGTTTGAAACCCCGGGCCCTTCCCGAAGACCTGCGTGCGGCCTTCGCCGACGCGGGCGGCCCGGGTACACACTCAAAGCAGGAGATAAAGCGTGGAAGCTAA